Proteins encoded in a region of the bacterium genome:
- the dksA gene encoding RNA polymerase-binding protein DksA produces MKKKDIEHFTEKLKAWKDELVLEATRTVDGMTEEKAQFADPTDRASMETDRNFLLRIRDRERRLITKIDRALGRIEDGSFGLCEACGEDIEVKRLDARPVATLCIECKTLQEEEEKLNK; encoded by the coding sequence ATGAAGAAGAAAGACATCGAACATTTCACCGAAAAGCTCAAGGCCTGGAAAGACGAACTGGTCCTCGAGGCAACCAGGACAGTGGACGGAATGACCGAGGAAAAGGCCCAGTTCGCAGACCCTACCGACCGGGCCTCCATGGAGACCGACAGGAATTTCCTGCTGCGGATCCGGGACCGCGAGAGAAGGCTTATCACCAAGATCGACCGCGCCCTGGGCAGGATCGAAGACGGCAGTTTCGGTCTATGCGAGGCTTGCGGTGAGGACATCGAGGTCAAGCGTCTCGATGCCCGGCCGGTAGCCACCCTCTGTATCGAGTGCAAGACGCTCCAGGAAGAGGAGGAGAAGCTGAATAAATAG